Proteins encoded together in one Laribacter hongkongensis DSM 14985 window:
- a CDS encoding flagellar hook assembly protein FlgD codes for MTTAVNPTSSTDDPFAGINGTNTKTKSEADEIQDRFLKLLITQLQTQDPLNPLDNYQMTSQMAQISSVQGIEKLNSSVSALTEAYAASQAFAAAGMIGHVSLIEGSHMLLTYADGTEVDADGNKIKVPIAQGGISLPDGADEVTIKVYNSDGELMDSVTMGAQQPGISHFSWDGKGSDGEPLPEGMYSFSVEAKKGGNTVTAKPLGFARIDALTWENGSPKLILSTGQKISPSDIRELL; via the coding sequence ATGACCACAGCAGTCAATCCGACTTCCTCTACCGATGATCCGTTTGCCGGCATCAACGGAACCAACACCAAGACCAAATCCGAAGCAGACGAAATCCAGGACCGCTTCCTCAAGCTCCTGATCACCCAGCTGCAGACACAGGATCCGCTCAACCCGCTCGACAACTACCAGATGACGAGCCAGATGGCGCAGATTTCCAGTGTCCAGGGCATCGAAAAGCTCAACTCCAGCGTCAGCGCCCTGACCGAGGCGTATGCCGCCAGCCAGGCATTTGCTGCTGCCGGCATGATCGGCCATGTGTCGCTGATCGAAGGCAGCCACATGCTGCTGACCTATGCCGACGGCACCGAGGTCGACGCTGACGGCAACAAGATCAAGGTTCCGATCGCCCAGGGCGGCATCAGCCTGCCTGACGGCGCCGACGAAGTTACGATCAAGGTCTACAACAGCGACGGCGAACTGATGGACAGCGTCACCATGGGTGCCCAGCAGCCCGGTATCAGCCACTTCTCCTGGGACGGCAAGGGCAGCGACGGTGAGCCCCTGCCCGAAGGCATGTATTCGTTCAGCGTCGAAGCCAAAAAGGGCGGCAATACCGTCACGGCAAAACCACTGGGTTTTGCCCGCATCGACGCACTGACCTGGGAAAACGGCAGCCCGAAGCTGATCCTCTCCACCGGCCAGAAGATTTCGCCGTCCGACATCCGCGAACTGCTGTAA